The following are from one region of the Abditibacteriota bacterium genome:
- the coaBC gene encoding bifunctional phosphopantothenoylcysteine decarboxylase/phosphopantothenate--cysteine ligase CoaBC, whose product MGSNVLLGVTGSIAAWKACEIVSLLRKRGHSVRVIMTANATRFITELSLATLSGYPVCSDMFGEHAYEPEHISLADWADLLLVAPADANIIAKMAAGIADDMLSTVYLACRCPVYIAPAMNTAMYEHPANRANMELLAARGCAFIGPDSGRLACGTEGKGRLSSPETIVDAVTGRGDYAGRCIVVTAGATMSPIDPVRFITNHSSGKMGAALCEAALRRGARVIAVTGRVSAAFPPGARVEEALTNEDMYRALKDICLSEKPDAVIAAAAPCDYACEPSPAKIKKNGRPLELTLTEARDVIGSLAAEAPGPALVGFAAETGDPEANARLKLERKKLDMIVANDVSRDVFGSDYDSAVIIKKDGSRTATGRIPKRELADVILDELAGALK is encoded by the coding sequence ATGGGATCTAACGTATTATTGGGAGTGACCGGGAGCATCGCTGCCTGGAAGGCCTGCGAGATAGTATCGCTGCTGCGGAAAAGGGGACACTCGGTCAGGGTGATCATGACCGCCAACGCCACCCGATTCATCACGGAGCTGTCCCTGGCTACCCTCAGCGGCTATCCCGTGTGCTCGGATATGTTCGGGGAACACGCCTACGAGCCGGAGCACATATCTCTGGCCGACTGGGCGGACCTGCTGCTGGTAGCGCCCGCCGACGCCAATATCATAGCCAAGATGGCCGCAGGCATTGCCGACGACATGCTGTCCACGGTGTATTTGGCCTGCCGGTGCCCCGTGTATATCGCCCCGGCCATGAATACTGCCATGTACGAACACCCGGCAAACAGGGCCAACATGGAGCTTCTGGCAGCAAGAGGCTGCGCCTTCATCGGTCCGGACAGCGGGCGTCTGGCCTGCGGGACCGAAGGGAAGGGCCGGCTCTCCTCCCCGGAGACCATAGTGGATGCGGTCACCGGCAGGGGAGATTATGCCGGCAGATGCATAGTGGTCACCGCCGGCGCCACCATGTCTCCCATAGACCCGGTGAGATTCATCACCAATCACTCCTCCGGCAAGATGGGCGCCGCCCTCTGCGAGGCCGCATTGCGGCGGGGAGCCCGGGTGATAGCGGTGACGGGACGGGTATCCGCGGCCTTTCCTCCCGGAGCCAGGGTGGAGGAGGCTCTCACCAACGAGGATATGTACAGGGCGCTGAAGGATATTTGCCTCAGCGAAAAGCCCGACGCCGTCATAGCGGCGGCGGCCCCCTGCGACTACGCCTGCGAGCCCAGTCCCGCCAAGATCAAAAAGAACGGCAGACCTCTGGAGCTGACCCTTACGGAGGCCAGAGACGTCATAGGCAGCCTGGCTGCGGAGGCCCCGGGGCCGGCGCTGGTGGGCTTTGCCGCGGAGACCGGCGATCCGGAAGCAAACGCCCGGCTGAAGCTGGAGCGGAAAAAGCTGGACATGATAGTGGCCAACGACGTCTCCCGGGACGTGTTCGGCAGCGACTACGACAGCGCGGTCATCATCAAAAAGGACGGCTCCCGGACTGCCACTGGCAGGATACCCAAAAGAGAGCTGGCTGACGTCATACTGGATGAGCTGGCGGGAGCCTTGAAGTGA
- the gmk gene encoding guanylate kinase, with protein sequence MTKGLIVVISGPSGVGKGSVAAGLKAQDPHITECVTCTTRAPRPGERDGREYHFLTKEAFEIKKDEGYFLEYAFVHGNYYGTPRREAMALAEEGRTVLLEIDVQGGLNVKKAHPEAFTIFIMPPDRDTLRQRLSGRGTETPEQIALRLQNAEAEMDRRHLYDARVVNDDLQECIRRVAGLIDGEKKRQNGI encoded by the coding sequence TTGACAAAGGGACTTATAGTGGTGATCTCCGGACCCTCCGGAGTCGGCAAGGGCAGCGTGGCTGCCGGGCTCAAGGCGCAGGATCCCCACATCACCGAATGCGTGACCTGCACCACCAGAGCTCCCAGACCGGGAGAACGGGACGGCAGGGAATATCACTTTTTGACCAAAGAGGCTTTTGAGATCAAAAAGGACGAGGGCTATTTTCTGGAATACGCTTTCGTCCACGGCAATTATTACGGCACCCCCCGCCGGGAGGCTATGGCTCTGGCAGAGGAGGGCAGGACCGTGCTGCTGGAAATAGACGTGCAGGGAGGGCTCAACGTAAAAAAGGCCCATCCCGAGGCCTTTACCATATTCATCATGCCTCCGGACCGGGACACTCTGCGGCAGCGGCTGTCCGGACGGGGCACGGAGACGCCCGAGCAGATAGCCCTCAGGCTGCAAAACGCCGAGGCCGAAATGGACCGGCGGCATCTGTATGACGCCCGGGTGGTGAACGACGACCTGCAGGAGTGCATCCGCCGGGTGGCCGGACTGATCGACGGGGAGAAAAAGAGACAAAATGGGATCTAA
- the alr gene encoding alanine racemase, with the protein MHDIWVEVRRDALENNYRVIRGLLSEGTRLCCVVKSNGYGHGIAEVSRVFAELGADYLAVTHIDEARMIRDAGIRTPVLVFMNPAADNIAEALELDLELTVSAERDAVNISRAAARMGKTARVHVKVDTGMGRLGVRPGAVTDLFRSMSGLQNITVAGIYTHFARSGELDIKFTQQQFAKFQDALTDLKRHGFDYGLAHCCNSGAALRFPDMHLDMVRVGTSLYGQFPSIYAKKDHITLQNTWQLCCRVCEIKELLPGDTVGYGSEFVAKKPMTCAVISAGFGDGFTMIPEALVYRMEPLRFFMKKRFRKRVVRIAGAEAPVLGKVAMQMTIVDITDIRDSVRTDDRVELDSMRIPVDSLVPRVII; encoded by the coding sequence ATGCATGACATTTGGGTAGAGGTCCGCAGGGACGCTCTTGAAAACAACTACCGGGTGATCCGGGGCCTGCTCTCGGAAGGGACCCGTCTGTGCTGCGTGGTGAAGTCCAACGGCTACGGCCACGGCATAGCGGAGGTGAGCCGCGTGTTCGCGGAGCTGGGAGCCGACTATCTGGCAGTCACCCATATCGACGAGGCCAGGATGATACGGGACGCAGGCATCCGGACCCCCGTGCTGGTCTTTATGAACCCCGCTGCCGACAACATAGCCGAAGCCCTGGAGCTGGACCTGGAGCTGACCGTGTCCGCCGAAAGGGACGCGGTGAACATCTCCCGGGCAGCTGCCCGGATGGGAAAGACCGCCCGGGTCCACGTGAAGGTGGACACGGGCATGGGGCGTCTGGGGGTCAGACCCGGCGCGGTGACGGACCTCTTCCGGAGCATGTCCGGGCTGCAGAATATCACCGTGGCGGGCATCTACACCCATTTTGCCCGGTCCGGGGAGCTGGACATCAAGTTCACCCAGCAGCAATTCGCCAAATTCCAGGACGCCCTTACGGACCTGAAGCGCCACGGCTTTGACTACGGCCTGGCCCACTGCTGCAATTCCGGAGCCGCCCTGAGGTTCCCGGATATGCATCTGGATATGGTCCGGGTGGGCACCAGCCTCTACGGCCAGTTTCCCTCCATCTACGCCAAAAAGGATCACATCACTCTCCAAAACACCTGGCAGCTGTGCTGCAGAGTGTGCGAGATCAAGGAGCTGCTGCCCGGGGACACGGTGGGCTACGGCAGCGAGTTCGTGGCCAAAAAGCCCATGACCTGCGCCGTGATATCCGCCGGCTTCGGCGACGGCTTTACCATGATACCCGAGGCTCTGGTGTATCGCATGGAGCCGTTGAGGTTCTTCATGAAGAAGCGTTTTCGCAAAAGAGTGGTGAGGATCGCCGGCGCCGAGGCCCCGGTGCTGGGCAAGGTGGCCATGCAGATGACCATAGTGGATATCACCGATATCAGGGACTCTGTCCGCACCGACGACCGGGTGGAGCTGGACTCCATGAGGATACCGGTGGACAGTCTGGTGCCCAGAGTGATCATATAG
- a CDS encoding peptidoglycan bridge formation glycyltransferase FemA/FemB family protein, protein MKISEITDTEKDIFNNFIAWFPWGDLLQSWEWGELKSKSGWTPIRLLARDDTGEVCAAASILKKPLPFLKNRCIFYIPRGFVMDTIDRDRVTEFTGYIRGLARKHGAILVKIDPPIEISDSVSLDNLRSAGFREVVQEGFGGTQPKCVMQLMLTDRDGRQKSLDDIFGAFKEKWRYNIRLSARRGVTARTDCTKEDLPVFYELLKETCERDGFLVRGYEYFSNMWDLLEPQGYLKLFLTYYEGTPVTGSLCYLWGDKAMYTYGASSNSHRKHMPNHLMQWEMIKWAHANNCRIYDFRGVSPQKDGEDKLSGLNRFKEGFSPEFIEYIGEYDLVIDPFLYGIWVKLLPRIRGTMKAMAGSKRNA, encoded by the coding sequence ATGAAGATAAGCGAGATAACCGACACTGAAAAGGATATATTCAACAACTTTATCGCCTGGTTTCCCTGGGGAGACCTGCTTCAGTCGTGGGAGTGGGGAGAGCTGAAGTCCAAAAGCGGCTGGACCCCCATCAGACTGCTGGCCCGGGACGACACTGGAGAGGTGTGCGCCGCCGCCTCCATACTGAAAAAGCCCCTGCCTTTTCTGAAGAACAGGTGCATTTTCTACATTCCCAGAGGCTTTGTCATGGACACCATAGACCGGGACAGGGTGACGGAGTTCACCGGATATATCCGGGGCCTTGCCCGGAAGCACGGGGCCATACTGGTGAAGATAGATCCTCCCATCGAGATAAGCGACAGCGTGAGCCTGGACAACCTGCGCTCCGCCGGCTTCAGGGAGGTGGTCCAGGAAGGCTTTGGCGGGACCCAGCCCAAGTGCGTCATGCAGCTGATGCTCACGGACCGGGACGGCCGGCAGAAGAGCCTGGACGATATATTCGGCGCCTTCAAGGAAAAGTGGCGCTACAATATCCGGCTGTCCGCCAGAAGAGGCGTGACCGCCCGGACCGACTGCACCAAGGAGGACCTGCCGGTGTTCTACGAGCTGCTGAAGGAGACCTGCGAGAGAGACGGCTTTCTGGTGCGGGGCTATGAATACTTCAGCAATATGTGGGACCTGCTGGAGCCCCAGGGCTATCTGAAGCTGTTCCTCACCTATTATGAGGGCACTCCCGTGACCGGCTCTCTGTGCTATCTGTGGGGAGACAAGGCCATGTACACCTACGGCGCCTCCTCCAACAGCCACCGGAAGCACATGCCCAACCACCTGATGCAGTGGGAGATGATCAAGTGGGCTCACGCCAACAACTGCCGTATCTACGACTTCAGGGGCGTCAGCCCCCAAAAGGACGGCGAAGACAAGCTCAGCGGCCTCAACCGCTTCAAGGAAGGCTTTTCGCCGGAATTCATAGAATACATAGGTGAATACGATCTGGTGATCGATCCCTTCCTCTACGGCATCTGGGTCAAGCTGCTGCCCAGGATAAGAGGGACCATGAAAGCCATGGCCGGGTCCAAGCGGAATGCATGA
- a CDS encoding class II aldolase/adducin family protein: MLLEKYTKEVDLFIGVCHRLADLGFVTSAGGNAAWRLEDDVVLITPTKTWKGHVDRDNVIFIDMAGETIEGTAKPTGEKPMYLRFFHDRPDIKSVIHCHPPCACACAVIRPEEQRELLMQPFYPETVTEVGPIPTVPYGEPLTKKLADNFAPYLPYYNSFIMEKHGLVTMSRGDIYTTLNTIELAEASINSVLMARAAGTLNPITDEELQDLSNVMATRDLPLYGLPGANKTLVECYKRRI, encoded by the coding sequence ATGCTGCTGGAAAAATATACCAAGGAAGTGGACCTCTTCATAGGCGTGTGCCACAGGCTGGCGGACCTGGGCTTTGTCACCAGCGCCGGAGGCAACGCCGCTTGGCGTCTGGAGGATGACGTGGTGCTCATCACCCCCACCAAGACCTGGAAGGGCCACGTGGACCGGGACAACGTCATATTCATAGACATGGCGGGAGAGACCATAGAGGGCACCGCCAAGCCCACCGGCGAAAAGCCCATGTATCTCAGATTCTTTCACGACAGGCCCGACATCAAGAGCGTGATACACTGTCATCCGCCCTGCGCCTGCGCCTGCGCAGTCATCAGGCCCGAGGAGCAGCGGGAGCTGCTGATGCAGCCCTTTTATCCCGAGACCGTGACCGAGGTGGGGCCCATTCCCACGGTGCCCTACGGCGAGCCTCTCACCAAAAAGCTGGCGGACAACTTTGCTCCGTATCTGCCCTACTACAACAGTTTTATCATGGAAAAGCACGGCCTGGTGACCATGTCCCGGGGAGACATATACACCACCCTGAACACCATCGAGCTGGCGGAGGCCTCCATCAACTCGGTGCTGATGGCCCGGGCTGCCGGCACCCTGAACCCCATCACCGATGAGGAGCTGCAGGACCTGAGCAACGTCATGGCTACCAGAGACCTGCCTCTCTACGGGCTCCCCGGGGCCAACAAGACCCTGGTGGAGTGCTACAAGCGGCGGATATAG
- a CDS encoding alcohol dehydrogenase catalytic domain-containing protein has translation MKSAKLTAIREVKIFDEPMPVIKSDTDVLIKVKAVGICGSDVHYYSDGMIGSQVVQFPFTVGHEGAGVVEAVGSAVTRVKPGDRIAIEPAMPCFECDQCRAGRRNTCRKLRFLGCPGQAEGCLSEYIVMPETSCFPIPDTMNFDEASISEPMAIGWYAVKRSIPMKGKKIAILGAGPVGLCVLLSALDAGAEAIYVTDRLDYRLEMAMAMGAVWGANPDRTDITKGILEAAPEGMDCVFECCGQQSAMDQAVDMLKPGGRLMLIGIPATSERVSFKIDLMRRKELDVRNVRRQNECCQEALDFIASGRVNVNPMVTHRFPLEETGRAMDLVENYSDGVVKAMIDFD, from the coding sequence ATGAAATCGGCAAAGCTTACAGCGATCAGAGAGGTGAAGATCTTTGACGAGCCCATGCCCGTCATCAAGTCCGACACGGACGTGCTCATCAAGGTCAAGGCGGTGGGTATATGCGGCTCGGACGTCCATTATTATTCCGACGGCATGATAGGCAGCCAGGTGGTGCAGTTTCCCTTTACCGTGGGCCACGAAGGCGCCGGCGTGGTGGAGGCCGTGGGCAGCGCTGTCACCCGGGTGAAGCCCGGAGACAGGATCGCCATAGAGCCGGCCATGCCCTGCTTTGAGTGCGACCAGTGCCGGGCGGGCCGCCGGAACACCTGCAGAAAGCTGCGGTTTCTGGGCTGTCCCGGACAGGCGGAGGGCTGTCTGAGTGAATACATAGTCATGCCCGAGACCAGCTGCTTCCCCATTCCGGACACCATGAATTTTGACGAGGCCTCCATATCCGAGCCCATGGCCATAGGCTGGTATGCGGTCAAGCGCTCCATACCCATGAAGGGCAAAAAGATCGCCATCCTGGGCGCCGGCCCCGTGGGGCTGTGCGTCCTGCTCAGCGCTCTGGACGCGGGAGCGGAGGCGATCTACGTCACAGACCGTCTGGACTACAGGCTGGAAATGGCCATGGCCATGGGAGCCGTGTGGGGCGCCAATCCCGACAGGACTGACATCACCAAGGGCATACTGGAGGCGGCTCCGGAGGGCATGGACTGCGTGTTCGAATGCTGCGGACAGCAGAGCGCCATGGATCAGGCCGTGGATATGCTGAAGCCGGGAGGCAGGCTCATGCTCATAGGCATCCCCGCCACCTCGGAAAGGGTGTCCTTCAAGATAGACCTGATGAGACGCAAGGAGCTGGACGTGCGCAACGTGCGCCGTCAGAACGAATGCTGTCAGGAAGCCCTGGACTTCATAGCCTCCGGCCGGGTGAACGTGAATCCGATGGTCACCCACAGATTCCCGCTGGAGGAGACGGGCAGGGCCATGGACCTGGTGGAAAACTACTCCGACGGGGTAGTAAAAGCTATGATAGATTTTGATTAG
- a CDS encoding FAD-binding oxidoreductase: MNSPFVEISGAAGGDYVSDESRLRGRALGICLPDTAAEAARAVAYAAGRSLPLTVQGGLTGITGGAVPMDSCILNLSRLTALGDPDGDLLITAGAGVSLDALRSHIAPRGLCFPPDPTESSALLGGMAATNASGAVSFGYGPMRRWTEGLELVTADGELRTLRRGEVFASGYDFELFGVRGTLPRVHPVNVKSAAGLYIRPDMDLLDLFIGSEGILAVITGVTLRLTEQPQVCGAIMFLDREETALSLTERLRQTPELHTAAIEYFDGGALGLLTHMRESRGAFEHIRRVPEGAGCAIYAELHPRDDSELEVLLELTEEYGIEEDRMLCGFDPEALQPLKAFRHAVPEAVNMLIGEKKRRDPSITKLGTDMSVPDEYLRDTVAMYRRDLEESGLDFVIFGHIGDNHLHVNIIPDSAEEYARGKELYKKWAARVASLGGSVSAEHGIGKLKKDFLPLMYSPEELEGMRYLKGLFDPSNILNRGNML; this comes from the coding sequence ATGAACAGTCCGTTTGTGGAGATATCCGGAGCCGCCGGCGGAGACTATGTCTCCGACGAGTCCAGGCTGCGGGGCCGGGCCCTGGGAATATGCCTGCCCGATACCGCCGCCGAAGCGGCCCGGGCGGTGGCCTATGCCGCCGGCAGGTCTTTGCCCCTCACTGTCCAGGGAGGCCTTACGGGCATCACGGGAGGGGCTGTGCCCATGGACTCCTGTATCCTGAATCTGTCCCGGCTCACGGCTCTGGGAGACCCGGACGGAGATCTGCTTATCACCGCCGGCGCCGGAGTGTCCCTGGACGCTCTGCGGAGCCACATAGCTCCCCGGGGGCTCTGTTTCCCGCCGGACCCCACCGAGAGCTCCGCCCTGCTGGGAGGCATGGCAGCCACCAATGCCTCGGGGGCAGTGAGCTTCGGCTACGGTCCCATGCGCCGCTGGACCGAGGGTCTGGAGCTGGTGACCGCCGACGGAGAGCTGCGCACTCTCCGGAGAGGGGAGGTCTTTGCCTCGGGCTATGATTTTGAGCTCTTTGGCGTCAGGGGCACTCTGCCCCGGGTGCATCCCGTGAACGTGAAGTCCGCCGCCGGCCTCTATATCAGGCCGGATATGGACCTGCTGGACCTGTTCATAGGCAGCGAGGGCATCCTGGCTGTGATCACCGGAGTGACCCTGAGGCTCACGGAGCAGCCCCAGGTCTGCGGAGCCATCATGTTCCTGGACCGGGAGGAGACTGCTCTGTCCCTGACGGAGCGGCTGCGGCAGACGCCGGAGCTGCATACGGCCGCCATCGAATATTTTGACGGCGGAGCCCTGGGTCTGCTCACCCATATGCGGGAGAGCCGGGGCGCCTTTGAGCACATACGCCGGGTCCCGGAAGGGGCCGGCTGCGCCATATACGCGGAGCTGCATCCCCGGGATGACAGCGAGCTGGAGGTCCTGCTGGAGCTCACGGAGGAATACGGCATAGAGGAGGACCGCATGCTGTGCGGCTTCGATCCGGAGGCCCTGCAGCCCCTGAAGGCCTTCCGTCACGCAGTGCCGGAGGCCGTGAACATGCTCATAGGGGAGAAAAAGCGCCGGGATCCCTCCATCACCAAGCTGGGCACCGATATGTCGGTGCCGGACGAGTATCTGAGGGACACGGTGGCCATGTATCGCAGGGACCTGGAGGAGTCGGGCCTGGACTTCGTCATATTCGGCCACATAGGCGACAACCATCTCCACGTGAACATCATCCCCGACAGCGCCGAAGAATACGCCCGGGGCAAGGAGCTCTACAAAAAGTGGGCGGCCCGGGTGGCCTCTCTGGGCGGCTCCGTGTCCGCGGAACACGGCATAGGCAAGCTGAAAAAGGATTTTTTGCCCCTCATGTATTCCCCGGAGGAGCTGGAGGGCATGAGATATCTCAAAGGACTGTTTGATCCTTCCAATATACTGAACAGAGGAAATATGTTATGA
- a CDS encoding histidinol-phosphate transaminase: MKNLDFRENLLQIKPYVPGKPIEEVKRELGISDVIKLASNENALGPSPLAMEAAARTLASSNIYPDGAAYTLRHKLAEGLKVQPENIIFGTGGDEIIFYFAHTFLKPTDNIVVPVSTFSEYTSSALIMDAEVRKVPMTDKWGADPEAMLARADGNTKAFYITNPNNPTGTLLDKKTIESFLDRMPERCVLFLDEAYFEYVDDTDYSDMNKWIAEDRRIVVLRTFSKIYGLAGLRIGYALAPADIIDIMERVRLPFNTGIVAQAAALAALDDREHVARSRKSNREGKEYLYGEFDRLGINYVPTQANFIWFDAGQDCVKVFGDMMKQGVIIRSGNIFGAPTHLRVTIGTPEENRKFVKALSAVLGRG; this comes from the coding sequence ATGAAAAATCTTGACTTCAGAGAAAATCTATTGCAGATCAAGCCCTACGTTCCCGGCAAGCCCATCGAAGAGGTAAAGCGGGAGCTGGGCATCAGCGACGTCATCAAGCTGGCATCCAACGAAAACGCCCTGGGCCCCAGTCCTCTGGCCATGGAGGCGGCAGCCCGGACCCTGGCCAGCTCCAACATATATCCCGACGGAGCGGCCTACACCCTCAGGCACAAGCTGGCGGAGGGTCTGAAGGTGCAGCCGGAGAACATCATCTTCGGCACCGGCGGCGACGAGATCATATTTTATTTTGCCCACACCTTCCTGAAGCCCACGGACAACATAGTGGTGCCCGTATCCACCTTCTCGGAATACACCTCCTCCGCCCTCATCATGGACGCCGAGGTCCGCAAGGTCCCCATGACCGACAAGTGGGGAGCCGACCCCGAGGCCATGCTGGCCCGGGCCGACGGGAACACCAAGGCCTTTTATATCACCAATCCCAACAACCCCACCGGCACTCTGCTGGACAAAAAGACCATAGAGAGCTTTCTCGACAGAATGCCCGAGAGATGCGTCCTCTTCCTGGACGAGGCCTATTTTGAATACGTGGACGACACGGATTATTCCGACATGAACAAATGGATCGCCGAGGACCGCAGGATCGTGGTGCTGAGGACCTTTTCCAAGATATACGGTCTGGCGGGTCTCCGCATAGGCTACGCCCTGGCCCCCGCCGACATCATAGACATCATGGAGCGGGTGCGCCTTCCCTTCAACACGGGCATAGTGGCCCAGGCCGCCGCTCTGGCAGCCCTGGACGACAGGGAGCACGTGGCCCGGTCCAGAAAGAGCAACCGGGAAGGCAAAGAGTATCTCTACGGGGAGTTTGACAGGCTGGGCATCAATTACGTGCCCACCCAGGCCAACTTCATCTGGTTTGACGCCGGGCAGGACTGCGTGAAGGTGTTCGGAGACATGATGAAGCAGGGAGTCATCATCCGGTCGGGCAATATCTTCGGCGCCCCCACCCACCTGAGAGTCACCATAGGCACTCCGGAAGAGAACCGCAAGTTCGTGAAGGCTCTCTCCGCGGTGCTGGGCAGAGGTTAG